The following proteins come from a genomic window of Nitrosopumilaceae archaeon AB1(1):
- a CDS encoding prenyltransferase produces the protein MLGLWLRVMRLKFLLASVIAVSIGLALSWVNGGHFTLTDAILTLAGILALHISVDLFNDYWDYKRGIDSKTTSTGMSGGTSTVGDGKLVPSHVFAAAIIFMILGCIAGTYFVITSGYVIGILLGFAVLSVYFYSTKIINAGLAEIFVAIKGTMIVLGTFFIQTGNLSVESLLGGVIAGSLSSLVLFVTSYPDYHADKAGGRRTLVIILGRQKASNLFWIFMGVAYSALLIGVILDLFPPSSLIMLLCIPLGIYAGTTLSKHHSSDTSQMLSFMSRTILFSRISGILFVSGILIFEMIH, from the coding sequence ATGCTAGGTTTGTGGCTACGTGTAATGCGTCTAAAGTTTCTTTTGGCATCTGTGATTGCAGTATCCATAGGTCTGGCACTATCTTGGGTTAACGGAGGGCATTTCACTCTCACCGACGCTATTCTTACATTGGCCGGCATTTTGGCGTTGCACATTAGCGTCGATTTATTCAATGACTATTGGGATTATAAACGAGGAATTGATTCTAAAACCACTTCAACTGGAATGAGTGGGGGTACTAGTACTGTCGGTGATGGTAAACTAGTCCCATCACATGTATTTGCAGCTGCAATTATTTTCATGATTCTAGGATGTATTGCAGGAACCTATTTTGTAATTACTAGTGGATATGTAATTGGTATATTATTGGGATTTGCTGTTCTGTCAGTTTATTTCTACTCTACCAAAATTATAAATGCAGGTCTTGCCGAAATTTTTGTTGCGATCAAGGGTACAATGATTGTTTTAGGAACTTTTTTTATTCAAACTGGAAATTTATCTGTAGAATCTCTACTGGGAGGTGTAATAGCTGGTTCTTTATCGTCTCTTGTATTATTTGTTACATCATACCCTGATTATCATGCAGACAAGGCAGGAGGACGTAGAACACTAGTAATCATTCTTGGACGACAAAAAGCATCAAACTTATTTTGGATTTTTATGGGTGTTGCGTATAGCGCATTACTCATTGGTGTAATACTAGACTTGTTTCCACCATCCAGTTTGATCATGCTCTTGTGTATTCCTTTGGGGATATATGCCGGTACCACTCTGTCAAAACATCACTCCTCAGATACATCTCAAATGTTATCCTTCATGTCTAGGACTATACTATTTAGTCGAATTAGTGGCATTCTCTTTGTATCTGGCATACTCATTTTTGAAATGATACACTGA
- a CDS encoding YHS domain-containing protein — protein MRKLYKFNLKFIKRAECDIIMPVDPVCGIELDKDAAVVHSHEDKEYYFCCDGCRKIFIKKPRKWKK, from the coding sequence ATGAGAAAATTATACAAATTCAATCTAAAATTTATTAAACGTGCAGAATGCGACATAATTATGCCAGTAGATCCAGTTTGCGGTATAGAATTAGACAAGGACGCTGCAGTTGTTCACAGTCACGAGGACAAGGAGTATTATTTTTGCTGCGACGGATGCAGAAAAATATTTATCAAAAAACCACGAAAATGGAAAAAATAA
- the speY gene encoding deoxyhypusine synthase, which yields MDKHQFQGRDIPHIKLDSDMTIKGLVESYVKMGFNGRQLGNAAKLYAEMISQDATICLAVSGALTPVGFGGIFKTLIEKGFVDWFITTGANVYHEDHFAWNLPVKQGHFNVDDSKLYTNEIVRIRDVYIKFYETLEVEDQIIQKMFGDGFPNTPFTTAEFCNRIGKINKEKSPNPEKSFVASAFEYDVPVFISTLKDSSLALNLAVHYLRGKPYSLDFVKEILQQAAILHSSKKSAIVELGGGVPKNTSQQTGPMLDQILRRNNGGQDYIIQITDARPDTGGLSGATLQEGKSWGKVKDPHQGMITVYSDATIAFPILVLYVLATQKPRRPKRLYKSLDSLYDTLKQDYFKSGDKFYDLLNDDYDLASKLNDK from the coding sequence ATGGATAAACATCAATTTCAAGGTCGTGACATACCACACATAAAATTAGATTCGGATATGACGATTAAGGGTCTTGTGGAATCATATGTCAAGATGGGGTTCAATGGAAGACAACTAGGTAACGCTGCAAAATTATACGCCGAGATGATATCTCAAGATGCTACCATATGTCTTGCAGTGTCTGGGGCCTTGACTCCAGTTGGATTTGGAGGAATATTTAAGACATTAATTGAGAAAGGATTTGTAGACTGGTTCATAACTACTGGTGCTAATGTGTATCATGAAGATCATTTTGCTTGGAATCTACCTGTAAAACAAGGGCACTTTAATGTAGATGATTCTAAATTATACACCAATGAAATTGTACGAATTAGAGATGTATATATCAAATTTTATGAAACCCTAGAAGTTGAAGATCAAATAATACAAAAGATGTTTGGTGATGGTTTTCCAAATACACCATTTACAACTGCTGAATTTTGTAATAGAATTGGTAAAATAAATAAAGAAAAATCTCCAAACCCTGAAAAAAGTTTTGTGGCATCTGCATTCGAATATGATGTTCCAGTATTCATCTCTACCCTCAAGGACTCTTCATTGGCTTTAAATTTGGCAGTTCATTATTTGCGTGGAAAACCATATTCTTTGGATTTTGTTAAAGAGATATTGCAGCAAGCTGCAATTTTACACAGCTCCAAAAAATCTGCTATCGTAGAGTTGGGTGGTGGTGTTCCAAAGAATACNAGTCAGCAAACAGGTCCAATGTTGGATCAGATACTGCGACGTAATAACGGTGGTCAGGATTATATCATACAAATAACTGATGCACGTCCGGATACTGGTGGATTGTCAGGCGCCACTCTTCAAGAAGGAAAGAGTTGGGGCAAGGTCAAAGATCCTCATCAAGGTATGATTACTGTATATTCTGATGCAACAATTGCATTTCCGATTCTTGTACTATACGTACTTGCGACACAGAAACCTAGACGTCCAAAAAGACTATACAAAAGTCTAGATTCACTATACGATACGTTAAAACAAGACTATTTCAAATCTGGTGACAAATTTTATGATTTATTAAATGACGATTACGACTTGGCCAGTAAATTGAATGATAAATAG
- a CDS encoding asparagine synthase C-terminal domain-containing protein yields the protein MGYSEVLYDLLHRATDRCSASSIALSGGLDSSILSFYLQNKISSAIAITTQDYHSPDLPFCKLLSEKFDLPLVVTSVTMPEILDAIHQCILILKNFNNIEIRNSIVIYLALCVAKKSNITSMVTGDGADELFAGYNFMQHKTKPELSLILERIWKNMKYTSIELSKALNITLESPFLDPDVVQFAKQLPIDEKIQYHSGKKFGKWILRETFDGKIPDSILWREKTAMQDGSGTSNITNYFEQHTSNEEFESKKTKILNNDHIRIQSKESLYYYEIYCQNNNPPIINSDVKSCPFCNYSIPDNGMFCRMCGAWPI from the coding sequence TTGGGCTACTCTGAGGTATTATACGACTTGCTGCATCGTGCAACGGATAGGTGTAGTGCATCCTCTATTGCCTTATCCGGTGGTCTTGACAGCTCGATATTGTCGTTTTATCTGCAGAATAAAATATCTAGTGCCATTGCAATAACCACACAAGATTATCATTCCCCTGATTTACCATTCTGCAAACTTTTATCTGAAAAATTTGATTTGCCACTCGTGGTAACATCTGTGACCATGCCTGAAATATTGGATGCTATACATCAGTGTATCTTGATATTGAAAAATTTTAACAATATTGAAATTAGAAATTCGATTGTAATTTATCTTGCTCTTTGTGTTGCTAAAAAATCCAATATTACTAGCATGGTGACCGGTGACGGTGCAGATGAATTATTTGCCGGCTATAATTTTATGCAACATAAAACTAAACCTGAACTTTCACTTATTCTTGAACGAATATGGAAAAATATGAAATACACTTCAATAGAATTGAGTAAGGCGTTAAACATAACACTAGAGTCTCCATTTTTAGATCCAGACGTTGTACAGTTTGCTAAACAATTACCTATTGATGAAAAAATACAATATCACTCTGGTAAAAAGTTTGGAAAATGGATATTGAGGGAAACATTTGATGGGAAAATTCCCGACTCTATACTGTGGCGCGAAAAGACTGCGATGCAAGATGGTTCTGGAACATCTAATATTACTAATTATTTTGAACAACATACCAGTAATGAGGAATTTGAATCTAAAAAAACCAAGATATTAAACAATGATCATATCCGTATTCAGAGCAAAGAATCTCTCTACTATTATGAGATTTACTGTCAAAATAATAATCCACCAATAATTAATAGTGATGTAAAGTCGTGCCCTTTTTGCAATTATTCAATTCCTGACAATGGTATGTTTTGTCGTATGTGTGGAGCGTGGCCAATTTAG
- a CDS encoding helicase-related protein: MLKSIEYIEQKFIKKNSVEKRDYQTSLSEKVKSNNCMIVLPTGLGKTIVALQVIAQYLAEKEKAILFLAPTRVLVNQHFEFLKANMSIDSIGLLTGEEPIEKRKKSWKNDIICATPEIVRNDFDREIAKPNQFSLIVFDEAHRTVGDYAYSTIAKRITNFNSVRILAMTATLPSEKQKIDEIISTLHIEKVEQRNEDSPDVTPYIQKTETQWCQVDLPAEMKTVQKLLKMELDSRYTQLAKSGLNITATKSLSSLLRIRPIVVSRMRFCSKALFTAIRITYALNIYEAHGTTSFLKFCERAEKKGGAGAKELFNEDSEFARAIHSARISQKNGLEHPKLDKLIEILRKQKSKVIVFSSFRDSVDTIKRALLDENISAEILIGKAGKDGLKQKKQIETLQRFRDGEYQVLVSTRVGEEGLDVSEVNLVIFYDNVPSSIRHIQRKGRTGRKETGNLIILMAKDTIDEVYYWIGKKKMTKSKKITEKLNKNLKPKKKGLDKFV; the protein is encoded by the coding sequence TAGAGAAGAGAGATTATCAGACTAGTCTTTCAGAAAAAGTGAAATCAAACAACTGTATGATAGTTTTACCAACGGGTCTTGGAAAAACTATAGTAGCATTACAAGTGATAGCACAGTATTTGGCAGAAAAAGAAAAGGCGATTTTATTTCTAGCACCAACACGTGTACTTGTGAATCAGCATTTTGAATTTCTTAAAGCAAATATGAGCATAGATAGCATAGGATTACTAACTGGGGAAGAACCCATTGAGAAACGAAAGAAATCGTGGAAAAATGACATTATATGTGCAACTCCAGAGATTGTAAGGAATGATTTTGACAGAGAAATAGCAAAACCGAATCAATTTAGTTTGATAGTATTTGATGAAGCTCATAGAACAGTTGGGGATTATGCATACTCTACAATTGCCAAGAGAATTACAAATTTTAACAGTGTACGTATTCTTGCAATGACGGCAACACTGCCGAGTGAAAAACAAAAGATTGATGAAATCATATCAACACTACACATTGAAAAGGTTGAGCAAAGAAATGAGGATAGTCCAGATGTGACACCATACATACAGAAGACAGAGACACAGTGGTGTCAGGTAGACTTGCCAGCAGAGATGAAAACAGTTCAGAAATTATTAAAGATGGAATTAGACAGCAGATATACTCAATTAGCCAAGTCGGGATTGAATATAACGGCTACAAAATCGTTATCATCACTACTCCGAATTAGACCCATAGTAGTGAGTAGAATGCGATTCTGCTCAAAGGCGTTATTTACAGCCATCAGAATCACTTATGCCTTAAACATTTACGAGGCTCACGGTACTACATCATTTCTCAAATTCTGCGAGAGAGCAGAGAAAAAGGGAGGAGCAGGTGCCAAAGAACTATTCAATGAAGACTCGGAATTTGCAAGAGCCATACATTCAGCTAGAATATCACAGAAAAATGGACTGGAGCACCCCAAGCTTGATAAACTCATAGAGATATTACGAAAGCAAAAAAGTAAGGTAATCGTATTTAGTAGTTTTAGAGATTCAGTAGACACCATAAAAAGAGCACTTTTAGATGAAAATATTAGTGCAGAGATTTTAATTGGCAAAGCAGGTAAAGATGGATTAAAACAAAAAAAGCAGATAGAGACACTGCAGAGATTTCGAGATGGAGAATATCAGGTACTAGTCTCAACGCGTGTGGGGGAAGAAGGATTAGATGTTTCAGAAGTGAATCTGGTAATTTTTTACGATAATGTACCGAGCTCTATACGTCACATACAAAGAAAAGGTAGAACAGGTAGAAAAGAGACAGGTAATTTAATAATTTTGATGGCAAAAGATACCATTGATGAGGTATATTATTGGATCGGAAAGAAAAAAATGACAAAATCAAAAAAGATTACTGAAAAATTAAATAAAAATTTAAAACCCAAGAAAAAAGGTCTAGATAAATTTGTCTAG
- a CDS encoding cyclophilin-like fold protein produces MTFISNLKVTLDINNIKIDCNIKRHLSPSIVRQIANALPMESTIHYMNRDFIYFQTKLISGIERPKKQFKRGDIAYLPENQSICIFLQDATTKVMTPIGNVLDDLDGIVIEGSKNIVKFYATG; encoded by the coding sequence TTGACATTTATTTCAAATCTCAAAGTAACTTTGGATATAAACAATATCAAGATTGATTGTAATATAAAACGACATTTATCCCCTAGCATCGTCCGTCAAATTGCAAATGCTCTTCCAATGGAATCTACCATACATTATATGAACCGTGATTTTATTTATTTTCAAACTAAATTAATTTCAGGTATTGAGCGCCCAAAAAAACAATTCAAGCGTGGAGATATTGCATATCTACCTGAAAATCAAAGTATATGTATATTCTTACAGGATGCAACTACAAAAGTTATGACACCGATTGGTAATGTTTTAGATGATTTAGATGGAATAGTAATTGAAGGTTCTAAAAATATAGTAAAATTTTATGCTACTGGTTGA
- a CDS encoding DNA-directed RNA polymerase subunit K yields MSKAEEPSLIGEISEDEEVDQVVEKAIENFRKIMENELSGLDTTKLEEKITAMRERKVIETNTVHEIQEIDINDKSVNKTGIPTLTRFEKARIMGARALQLSLGAPPFISIPKTARISLDIAMEELEQRVIPITIRRVFPNGDFQNIPLDKFAKN; encoded by the coding sequence TTGTCCAAAGCTGAAGAACCAAGCTTGATTGGAGAGATCTCAGAAGATGAGGAAGTAGATCAAGTAGTGGAAAAAGCAATAGAAAATTTCCGTAAAATCATGGAGAATGAATTATCAGGTCTAGATACAACAAAGTTGGAAGAGAAAATAACTGCAATGCGAGAACGTAAAGTTATAGAAACAAATACAGTACATGAGATTCAAGAGATTGACATTAATGATAAAAGTGTAAATAAAACAGGAATTCCTACACTTACACGATTTGAAAAAGCAAGAATCATGGGAGCAAGAGCACTCCAATTATCACTAGGAGCACCACCATTCATATCAATACCAAAGACAGCAAGAATATCACTAGACATTGCAATGGAAGAGTTGGAACAACGTGTAATACCTATTACAATACGTAGAGTATTTCCAAATGGTGATTTTCAAAATATTCCACTAGATAAATTTGCAAAAAATTAA
- a CDS encoding peptidylprolyl isomerase, translating into MMNKIRCLHILVAKQSEALAVLERLSSGDKFAKIAREVSLDTGSAKRDGNLGFFGRGSMVKPFEQAAFSLQIDQVSQPVKTEFGYHIIKRLA; encoded by the coding sequence ATCATGAATAAGATACGTTGCTTGCATATTTTGGTAGCAAAGCAGAGTGAGGCTTTGGCAGTATTGGAGCGTTTATCCTCAGGGGACAAATTTGCCAAAATTGCCAGAGAAGTGTCTTTGGATACTGGTAGTGCTAAGCGTGATGGCAATCTGGGATTCTTTGGTCGCGGATCTATGGTAAAGCCATTTGAGCAAGCTGCCTTTTCATTACAGATTGATCAAGTATCACAACCGGTAAAAACTGAATTTGGTTATCATATAATTAAACGATTGGCCTAG
- a CDS encoding helix-turn-helix domain-containing protein: MADNKKPGVKKSKKAMKADSEGGIKKPTIRSILQENDETMKIILGSKAITIYELARKTGVKVSAVNKIIRKLENEKKIKRVGGFSGHRVYQPVA; this comes from the coding sequence ATGGCAGATAATAAAAAACCTGGAGTGAAAAAATCTAAAAAAGCAATGAAAGCAGATAGCGAGGGTGGAATTAAAAAACCTACGATAAGAAGCATATTGCAAGAAAATGATGAGACCATGAAGATCATACTAGGATCTAAAGCAATTACAATATACGAACTGGCAAGAAAAACAGGAGTCAAAGTGTCTGCTGTAAATAAAATAATACGAAAATTAGAAAATGAAAAAAAGATAAAAAGAGTTGGTGGATTTAGCGGACATCGAGTTTATCAACCAGTAGCATAA